A stretch of the Balearica regulorum gibbericeps isolate bBalReg1 chromosome 15, bBalReg1.pri, whole genome shotgun sequence genome encodes the following:
- the LOC142603986 gene encoding noggin-2-like, which produces MTAIRALLLCSCLGLLGPGGGQPFLRLRPSPSDNLPVKDIVEHPDPEYDPKEQDLDERTLRKKLGSHFDPGFMAVAVPGPTNASGAEAAAGRGRAALPAELRRLELGPPQGPRLKVGKKARRKVLQWLWAYTYCPVLYTWKDLGVRFWPRYIKEGNCFAEKSCSLPEGMFCKPVKSVTKTFLRWHCQGWSSQKYCTWIPVQYPLISECKCSC; this is translated from the coding sequence ATGACGGCGATCCGGgcgctcctgctctgctcctgcctgggacTGCTCGGACCGGGGGGCGGGCAGCCCTTCCTGCGGCTGCGACCCTCGCCCAGCGACAACCTGCCCGTCAAAGACATCGTGGAGCACCCGGATCCCGAGTACGACCCCAAGGAGCAGGACCTGGACGAGAGGACTCTGAGGAAGAAACTGGGCAGCCATTTCGACCCCGGTTTCATGGCCGTGGCCGTGCCGGGGCCGACCAACGCCTCGGGCgccgaggcggcggcggggcgggggcgggcggcgctgcCCGCCGAGCTGCGGCGGCTGGAGCTGGGTCCGCCCCAGGGACCGCGCCTCAAGGTGGGCAAGAAGGCGCGGCGGAAGGTGCTGCAGTGGCTCTGGGCGTACACCTACTGCCCCGTCCTCTACACCTGGAAGGACCTGGGCGTCCGCTTCTGGCCCCGCTACATCAAGGAGGGCAACTGCTTCGCCGAGAAGTCCTGCTCGCTGCCCGAGGGCATGTTCTGCAAGCCCGTCAAGTCGGTCACCAAGACGTTCCTGCGCTGGCACTGCCAGGGCTGGTCCAGCCAGAAGTACTGCACCTGGATCCCCGTGCAGTACCCGCTCATCTCCGAGTGCAAGTGCTCCTGCTAG